In the genome of Megalops cyprinoides isolate fMegCyp1 chromosome 7, fMegCyp1.pri, whole genome shotgun sequence, one region contains:
- the ccdc30 gene encoding coiled-coil domain-containing protein 30 has protein sequence MQHQEEREELDEVARRLREDGLAPGASAEERQHRLWRLLRDSEGSLASATEELRNLRAQQAAEMKEVENYVEHIRNLLEDRESLTAEYERENEQLRAELRQIRLQQDAQLKEVVEMLDQEGLADISQSSPSEQVAYLLVERSTLLERLEAAERKVDTQSLTGSLREVHLQEELDHIRHTMEEELRQQRETMQRSKESMNKQSPVQSPWKKLFGVCKAAQNTRTGYSAHSEELAAEHVERQRLERDLDEASRRLAMAHEEIRRLTDELDTARKTQSLCGPELERAGQEVEQLRQEVDKLKECDVKELQRALEQNARLDQEIRALRERVRSLDSEKKTLLETVENVKMDSNKDELHSHLGRDEGDDSPSPTASLNGDQEQIHKRCRLESQDKDCRLRELHRRLLRQQREHEELVERNEELESLLGEAQNQGKAERERHECEAEGLQRKIKHLEAELTKLSSQEPALKGGDLGKESEISSQERVALLEARLTEEKEWRKQLEVDLATAQAALKKDKEELQRDQKELRKVRAELQSLQIECQQGRSLNASLVQVKGEKDILGEKVSQLEHAQSRLKSDLDLQTSACIRAQEDLRESKGQVSELSAQVGRLRSEAFSRERECDSLRAEVLEERGRAAELQRRVKEGAQERQQLQREKEALELQLQAVREQLQAARQEGHGPQAQPGPQPGPPAADRPREEGLSQLASLKVEVSRLQSTLEEERMLASQHQLALQAQINEAQARTKSQESLLQQKAEESKQLRQDVQRTQSLFTSAERELRYEREKSLDLKRHNALLEQEKLKVCAELKQAQARVCQLEQSGAGQRAELERLQQRARELELELARSSQSRQASSSLQEELSAERARLIAADKKVLELQQQLKGTLHQLRLEEARSGETSKLEKDTKDMSDNLSVLRAKLQEDQLHRKLLEQREEELQQQLRSLRAKEATLNRTNSELSHRLQELDTRLGVLEGERSKAKEEQQQSWKTVHSLQEQLDCSQQESERLQEELQQVMQQLDTHIRKYNEKQAHHKMKLRKAKQIFLKETAQRDGRIQKLENDLALASSLSERERGWIGRVTEENEKLLQEQRELLKRLNEAEEMGSSSLNTACTVQHRVKFLEEENRYLEDKTLQLANQVGALERALRKVQSVCSVEDLKNIFPSESLLNDSLLQTSNASLTSGVCDTLGILDAIRRVKAGSQTEATKSCSAPLSQPSEIGYLNVTSPVAPAGPQREPEESVSLGSDEV, from the exons ATGCAGCACCAGGAG gagagggaggagctggatGAGGTCGCCCGGCGCCTGCGGGAGGACGGGCTGGCCCCCGGGGCGTCGGCCGAGGAGCGTCAGCACCGCCTGTGGCGTCTGCTGCGGGACAGCGAGGGCAGTCTGGCGTCCGCCACCGAGGAGCTGCGCAACCTGCGTGCGCAGCAAGCCGCCGAGATGAAAGAG GTGGAGAACTACGTGGAGCACATTCGCAACCTGCTGGAGGACCGGGAGTCGCTGACGGCAGAGTACGAGCGCGAGAACGAGCAACTCCGTGCCGAACTGCGGCAGATCCGGCTCCAGCAAG ATGCCCAGCTCAAGGAGGTGGTGGAGATGCTGGACCAGGAGGGCCTGGCGGACATCAGTCAGAGCAGCCCCAGCGAGCAGGTGGCCTACCTGCTGGTGGAAAGGTCCACACTGCTGGAGAGGCTGGAGGCGGCCGAGAGGAAGGTGGACACCCAGAGCCTGACGGGCAGCCTGAGGGAGGTGCACCTGCAG GAGGAGCTGGATCACATCCGCCACACCATGGAGGAGGAGCTTCGGCAGCAGAGGGAGACCATGCAGCGAAGCAAGGAGAGCATGAACAAG CAGTCTCCTGTCCAGAGTCCGTGGAAGAAGCTGTTCGGAGTGTGCAAGGCTGCACAGAACACACGCACTGGTTACTCC gccCACAGCGAGGAGCTGGCGGCGGAGCATGTGGAGAGGCAGCGGCTGGAGAGGGACCTGGACGAGGCGTCCCGCCGGCTGGCCATGGCCCACGAGGAGATCCGCCGTCTGACCGACGAGCTGGACACCGCCCGGAAGACGCAGAGCCTCTGCG ggccagagctggagagagccggacaggaagtggagcagctgagacaggaagtggacaAGCTGAAGGAGTGCG ATGtgaaggagctgcagagggCCCTGGAGCAGAACGCAAGGCTGGACCAGGAGATCCGGGCCCTGAGGGAGAGAGTCCGCTCTCTGGACTCGGAGAAAAAGACCCTCTTAGAAACG GTGGAGAATGTAAAAATGGATTCAAACAAGGATGAGCTGCACTCTCACCTGGGACGG GATGAGGGTGACGACTCCCCGTCTCCAACAGCTTCGTTAAATGGGGACCAGGAGCAGATTCATAAAAG GTGCCGCCTGGAGTCACAGGATAAGGACTGCCGGCTGCGGGAGCTCCACAGGAGGCTGCTGAGGCAGCAGCGGGAGCACGAGGAGCTGGTGGAGAGGAACGAGGAGCTGGAGTCCCTGCTGGGAGAGGCCCAGAACCAGGGCAAGGCCGAGCGCGAGCGCCACGAGTGCGAGGCGGAGGGGCTGCAGAGAAAG ATAAAACACCTGGAGGCAGAGCTGACCAAACTGAGCTCCCAGGAGCCTGCCCTGAAAGGTGGAGATCTTGGAAAAGAGTCAGAGAT CAGCAGCCAGGAGAGGGTTGCCCTGTTGGAGGCCCGTCTGACAGAGGAGAAGGAGTGGAGGAAACAGCTGGAGGTGGATCTGGCCACCGCCCAGGCAGCTCTGAAGAAGGACAAAGAG GAGCTGCAGAGGGATCAGAAGGAGCTGAGGAAAGTGCGGGCAGAGCTTCAGAGTCTGCAGATTGAGTGTCAGCAAGGGCGGTCTCTGAACGCAAGTCTCGTCCAAGTTAAGGGTGAAAAGGACATTTTGGGAGAAAAG GTGTCTCAGCTGGAGCACGCTCAGAGCCGGCTGAAGAGCGACCTCGATCTGCAGACCTCAGCGTGCATCCGAGCCCAGGAGGACCTGAGGGAGAGCAAGGGGCAGGTGTCCGAGCTCAGCGCCCAGGTGGGACGACTGCGGTCGGAGGCGTTCAGCCGCGAGAGAGAGTGCGACTCCCTGAG GGCGGAGGTGCTGGAGGAGCGAGGCCGGGCTGCGGAGCTGCAGAggagagtgaaggagggagcccaggagaggcagcagctccagagagagaaggaggcgctggagctgcagctgcaggctgtgagGGAGCAGCTACAGGCCGCCCGGCAGGAGGGACACGGGCCGCAGGCACAGCCCGGCCCCCAGCCCGGCCCCCCCGCAGCTGACAGGCCCAGGGAGGAGGGCCTCAGCCAG CTGGCGTCTCTGAAGGTGGAGGTGAGCCGGCTGCAGTCCACCCTGGAGGAGGAGCGAATGCTGGCCAGCCAACACCAGCTGGCCCTGCAGGCCCAGATCAACGAGGCCCAGGCGCGGACCAAG TCCCAGGAGTCTCTGCTGCAGCAAAAGGCGGAGGAGAGTAAGCAGCTGCGTCAGGACGTGCAGCGAACACAGAGCCTGTTCACTTCCGCCGAGAGGGAGCTACGCTACGAGAGGGAGAAGAGCCTTGACCTGAAGCGGCACAACGctctgctggagcaggagaagctGAAG GTGTGCGCGGAGCTGAAGCAGGCCCAGGCCAGAGTCTGCCAGCTGGAGCAGAGCGGGGCGGGGCAGCGGGCGGAGCTGGAGCGGCTGCAGCAGAGGGCCcgggagctggagctggagctggcccGCAGCAGCCAGAGCCGGCAGGCCTccagcagcctgcaggaggagctgagcGCCGAGCGGGCGCGCCTCATCGCTGCCGATAAGAAG gtgctggagctgcagcagcagctgaagggCACCCTGCACCAGCTGCGTCTGGAGGAGGCTCGCTCTGGGGAGACCAGCAAGCTGGAGAAGGACACCAAGGACATGTCGGACAACCTGTCTGTGCTGCGGGCCAAGCTGCAGGAGGACCAGCTCCACAG GAAGCTTctagaacagagagaggaggagctgcagcagcagcttcgGTCCCTGCGGGCGAAAGAGGCCACCCTGAACCGCACCAACTCCGAGCTCAGCCACCGTCTGCAGGAGCTGGACACCCGGCTGGGGGTGCTGGAGGGCGAGCGCAGCAAGGCCAAAGAGGAG cagcagcagagctggaAGACCGTCCACagcctgcaggagcagctggactGCAGCCAGCAGGAGTCTGAGAGGCttcaggaggagctgcagcaggtcaTGCAGCAACTGGACACCCACATCAG GAAGTACAACGAGAAGCAGGCCCACCACAAGATGAAGCTGCGCAAAGCCAAGCAGATCTTCCTGAAGGAGACCGCGCAGCGTGACGGAAGGATCCAGAAGCTGGAGAACGACCTGGCTCTCGCCAGCAGCCTGTCTGAGAGG GAGCGGGGCTGGATAGGGAGGGTGACGGAGGAGAACgagaagctgctgcaggagcagcGGGAGCTGCTGAAGAGGCTGAACGAGGCGGAGGAGATGGGGAGCAGCAGCCTGAACACGGCCTGCACCGTTCAGCACAG GGTGAAATttctggaggaggagaaccGGTATCTTGAAGACAAGACGTTGCAGCTGGCCAATCAAGTGGGAGCCCTGGAGCGCGCTCTGAGGAAGGTCcagtctgtctgcagtgttGAG